A stretch of the Capsicum annuum cultivar UCD-10X-F1 chromosome 8, UCD10Xv1.1, whole genome shotgun sequence genome encodes the following:
- the LOC107840113 gene encoding putative F-box protein PP2-B12 isoform X3, with product MENENPNILSLLPEDCTGKILGFTSPVDVCRVSLVSKSLQSAADSNSVWEKFLPCDYQSIISGSVTPIPDFGSKKDLYVYLCHNPILIDAGSKSFSLEKRTGKKCYFLGARDLNIAWADTPRHWRWTSLPESRFPEVVKLRRVWWLEIRGTIRVGVLSPRTSYVAYIVYKLKNDHGFHFRPSEVSVGVCGVELDTQFAFLVPKGRQYHPYKSIYRMSSATEDELEQLDDDNEEAVYIYFPCPYGRGPLLPVRASNLVQSNIRRRQLRDDGWFEIELGEFYTENEDDCIEMSLKEVNDCLSPKDGLIVEGIEIRPRMG from the exons ATGGAGAATGAGAATCCGAATATTCTGTCTTTGTTACCGGAGGATTGTACTGGGAAGATCTTGGGGTTTACAAGTCCTGTAGATGTTTGCCGCGTGTCCCTCGTCTCTAAATCACTTCAATCCGCCGCTGATTCCAATTCCGTTTGGGAGAAATTTCTGCCGTGTGATTATCAGTCCATCATTTCGGGATCAGTGACTCCCATCCCTGATTTTGGTTCAAAGAAGGATCTGTATGTTTATCTCTGCCATAATCCCATCTTAATTGATGCAGGTAGCAAG AGTTTCTCACTGGAAAAACGGACCGGAAAGAAGTGCTATTTTCTAGGTGCAAGGGATCTTAACATTGCATGGGCTGATACACCACGACATTGGAGATGGACTTCATTACCTGAATCCAG ATTTCCAGAGGTGGTTAAGCTCAGACGTGTTTGGTGGCTTGAAATTCGGGGCACAATAAGAGTTGGTGTTTTGTCACCGCGGACATCCTATGTAGCTTATATTGTTTACAAGTTGAAAAATGATCATGGGTTTCATTTTCGACCATCGGAGGTTTCAGTTGGAGTTTGTGGTGTTGAATTAGACACACAATTTGCATTTCTGGTGCCGAAAGGTAGACAATATCATCCCTATAAGTCAATTTATAGAATGTCCTCTGCAACAGAGGACGAGCTCGAGCAATTGGATGATGACAATGAGGAGGCGGTTTATATATATTTTCCGTGCCCTTATGGGAGGGGGCCGCTTTTGCCGGTGCGTGCTTCTAATCTGGTGCAATCTAATATTCGACGCCGTCAACTTAGAGATGATGGCTGGTTTGAGATAGAATTGGGTGAGTTTTATACTGAAAATGAAGATGATTGTATAGAAATGAGTTTGAAAGAGGTTAACGACTGTTTAAGCCCCAAGGATGGCCTTATTGTTGAAGGAATTGAGATTAGACCAAGAATGGGTTAA
- the LOC107840115 gene encoding F-box protein PP2-B10: MENSNSNSNPNIQSLLPEDCTEKILSFTSPVDVCRVSLVSKSLQSAADSDSVWEKFLPSDYQSIISGSVTPIPDFASKKELYVYLCHNPILIDAGRKSFSLEKCTGKKCYILGARDLHITWADSPQYWEWTSLPDSRFPKVAKLKQVWWLEIRGTIRVGVLSPRTSYAAYLVYKLENEFGFHYRPSEVSVGVLGVKLDKQFATLQPKGRLPQYGRFYILSSRAKDGQGIPDDKCESSVANAVRYWQGKHLPEDASNIQLPKLRNDGWFEVELGQFYTENEDDCLEMSLKEVKDCLSHKKGLIVEGIEIRPRMG, translated from the exons ATGGAGAATTCGAACTCCAATTCGAATCCGAATATTCAGTCGTTGTTACCGGAGGATTGTACTGAGAAGATCTTGAGTTTTACAAGCCCTGTAGATGTTTGCCGCGTGTCCCTCGTCTCTAAATCACTTCAATCCGCCGCTGATTCCGATTCCGTTTGGGAGAAATTTCTACCGTCTGATTATCAGTCCATCATTTCGGGATCAGTGACTCCCATCCCTGATTTTGCTTCAAAGAAGGAACTCTATGTTTATCTCTGCCATAATCCCATCTTAATTGACGCAGGTCGCAAG AGTTTCTCACTGGAAAAATGTACCGGAAAGAAATGCTACATTCTAGGTGCAAGGGATCTTCATATTACATGGGCTGATTCACCACAATATTGGGAATGGACTTCATTACCTGACTCCAG GTTTCCGAAGGTGGCTAAGCTCAAACAGGTTTGGTGGCTTGAAATTCGGGGCACAATAAGAGTTGGTGTTCTGTCACCACGGACATCCTATGCAGCTTATCTTGTTTACAAGTTGGAAAATGAATTTGGGTTTCATTATCGACCCTCGGAGGTTTCAGTTGGAGTTCTTGGTGTTAAATTGGACAAACAATTTGCAACTCTGCAGCCGAAAGGTAGACTTCCACAGTATGGTCGTTTTTATATTCTGTCCTCTAGAGCAAAGGATGGTCAAGGGATACCAGATGATAAATGTGAGTCGTCAGTCGCTAATGCGGTTAGGTATTGGCAGGGGAAGCATTTGCCGGAGGATGCTTCTAATATTCAACTtcctaaacttagaaatgatGGCTGGTTTGAGGTAGAATTGGGTCAGTTTTATACTGAAAATGAAGATGATTGCTTAGAAATGAGTTTGAAAGAGGTGAAGGACTGCTTATCTCATAAAAAAGGCCTTATTGTTGAAGGAATTGAGATAAGGCCAAGAATGGGTTAA